The following are from one region of the Hydrogenophaga sp. BPS33 genome:
- a CDS encoding zinc ribbon domain-containing protein, translating into MGKALRWSEKWFRRGLWLVAFLFAWFLVGLGGTIVGDLPQVEQRRTLDDFLDPQRAPALKRAVEDARRTEREAQSVLEQAQLRQQTAQANHRAARDTFGNWLATRNATQRPEQDPELIERTRQLDGYRQAERDALAAVEAQQQAALNASQAQQRAQEGLQVLEDQARDTFMAAQRAQELRVFLYRLALTLPLLVVAGWLFAKQRKSTYWPFVWGFIFFALFAFFVELMPYLPSYGGYVRYIVGIVLTVIGGRYAIAALQRYLERQQQAEALPDRERRQELDYDLAQARLAKSVCPGCERPLDLRDPKNDFCAHCGMGLHNHCVKCNARKNAFTRYCYACGEPSARMDGAAPAG; encoded by the coding sequence ATGGGCAAGGCATTGCGTTGGTCGGAGAAATGGTTTCGCCGCGGGCTGTGGCTGGTGGCGTTTCTGTTTGCGTGGTTCCTGGTGGGCTTGGGCGGCACCATCGTGGGCGACTTGCCGCAGGTGGAGCAGCGACGCACGCTGGACGACTTTCTGGACCCGCAGCGGGCACCCGCGCTCAAGCGCGCGGTCGAAGACGCGCGGCGCACCGAGCGCGAAGCGCAGAGCGTGCTGGAGCAGGCGCAGTTGCGCCAGCAGACCGCGCAGGCCAACCACCGCGCGGCGCGCGATACGTTTGGAAATTGGCTGGCCACGCGCAATGCCACGCAGCGGCCCGAACAAGACCCCGAGTTGATCGAGCGCACGCGCCAGCTCGATGGCTACCGCCAGGCCGAGCGCGATGCGCTGGCGGCGGTGGAGGCGCAGCAGCAAGCGGCGCTCAACGCCAGCCAGGCACAGCAGCGCGCACAGGAGGGTTTGCAGGTGCTGGAAGACCAGGCGCGCGACACCTTCATGGCGGCCCAGCGCGCGCAAGAACTGCGCGTTTTCCTCTACCGCCTCGCGCTCACCTTGCCCTTGCTGGTGGTGGCAGGTTGGCTGTTTGCGAAGCAGCGCAAGAGCACCTATTGGCCGTTCGTATGGGGCTTCATCTTCTTCGCGCTGTTCGCCTTTTTCGTGGAGCTGATGCCGTACCTGCCGAGCTACGGCGGCTATGTGCGCTACATCGTCGGCATCGTGCTCACGGTGATCGGCGGGCGCTACGCCATCGCCGCCTTGCAGCGCTACTTGGAGCGGCAACAGCAAGCCGAGGCGCTGCCCGACCGCGAGCGGCGCCAGGAGCTGGACTACGACCTCGCGCAGGCCCGTCTGGCCAAGAGCGTGTGCCCCGGGTGCGAGCGCCCGCTGGACCTGAGGGACCCGAAGAACGACTTCTGCGCGCACTGCGGCATGGGCTTGCACAACCACTGCGTCAAATGCAACGCGCGCAAGAATGCGTTCACACGCTACTGTTACGCGTGTGGGGAGCCCTCGGCGCGAATGGACGGCGCGGCACCAGCGGGTTGA
- a CDS encoding MFS transporter, which translates to MSNTTATPSAVAHSPAAAAHEGGQFALLGQRRFAPFFWTQFLGAANDNLFKFAFTVMVTYQLQVAWLPPALAGLVIGALFILPFLLFSATSGQLADKYDKKTLIVFVKRLEVLIMAVAAWAFFSASVPLLLLCTFLMGLHSTLFGPVKFAYLPHHLSERELTGGNGMVEMGTFVAILLGNLAGGLIIAIPEIGAHHVGFSCVALALIGRLTAQAVPVTPATDPGLTINWNPFTETWRNLKLAHGNTVVFRSVLGISWMWFFGAVFLSQFPSFAKEVLHGNEQVASLLLIVFSVGIGTGSLLCEVLSRRHVEIGLVPLGAFGMSVFSIDLYFASRGLPTVAAQGVAQFVVVPGHWRVLVDLTLLSLFAGLYSVPMYALIQMRSQPTHRARIIAANNILNALFMIGSAVMAGALLKAGFTIPQMFLLVGLANAVVAFYIFLLVPEYLLRFVAWVASRCVYRFKVTGDAHIPTEGAAIIVCNHVSYVDAVLLMAASPRPMRFLMDHRIFKVPVLGWLFRLAKAIPIAPQKEDPVAYEAAFEAAAAVLREGDLLAIFPEGGITTDGALQPFKGGVMKILERAEADGLQVPVIPMALTHLWGSFFSRVEMHNGTKTAMVRPFRRGVFNRVGLNVGEPLASHAVTPEGLHVRVAQLLH; encoded by the coding sequence ATGAGCAACACCACCGCCACCCCATCCGCAGTGGCCCATTCACCCGCTGCTGCTGCCCACGAAGGCGGGCAATTTGCCTTGCTGGGTCAGCGCCGTTTCGCGCCCTTCTTCTGGACGCAGTTTCTGGGCGCGGCCAACGACAACCTGTTCAAGTTCGCTTTCACGGTGATGGTGACCTACCAGCTGCAGGTGGCGTGGCTGCCGCCGGCACTGGCCGGGCTGGTCATTGGCGCGCTGTTCATCCTGCCGTTTCTGCTGTTCTCCGCCACCAGTGGCCAACTCGCGGACAAGTACGACAAGAAGACCTTGATCGTGTTCGTGAAGCGCTTGGAGGTGCTCATCATGGCGGTGGCGGCCTGGGCGTTTTTCAGCGCCAGCGTTCCCCTTTTGCTCTTGTGCACCTTCCTCATGGGCCTGCACTCCACCTTGTTCGGTCCGGTGAAGTTCGCCTACCTCCCGCACCACCTGAGCGAGCGCGAGCTGACTGGTGGCAACGGCATGGTGGAGATGGGCACCTTCGTCGCCATCCTGCTGGGCAACCTGGCCGGAGGTTTGATCATCGCCATTCCGGAGATCGGCGCGCACCACGTGGGGTTCAGCTGCGTGGCACTGGCTTTGATCGGGCGGCTGACCGCGCAGGCCGTGCCGGTCACGCCCGCCACCGACCCGGGGCTGACCATCAACTGGAACCCCTTCACCGAAACCTGGCGCAACCTCAAGCTCGCGCATGGCAATACGGTGGTGTTCCGCTCGGTCCTGGGCATCAGTTGGATGTGGTTCTTCGGCGCGGTGTTCCTGAGCCAGTTTCCGAGCTTCGCCAAGGAGGTGCTGCACGGCAACGAGCAGGTCGCCTCGTTGTTGCTGATCGTGTTCTCGGTCGGTATCGGCACCGGCTCGCTGTTGTGCGAAGTGCTTTCGCGCCGACACGTGGAAATCGGCCTGGTACCGCTGGGCGCTTTCGGCATGAGCGTGTTTTCCATCGACCTGTACTTCGCCTCGCGGGGCTTGCCCACGGTGGCCGCCCAAGGCGTGGCGCAGTTCGTGGTGGTGCCCGGGCATTGGCGCGTGCTGGTCGACCTGACGCTGCTCAGCCTTTTCGCCGGCCTCTACAGCGTGCCCATGTACGCGCTGATCCAGATGCGCAGCCAGCCCACGCACCGCGCGCGCATCATCGCGGCCAACAACATCCTCAACGCCTTGTTCATGATCGGCAGCGCCGTCATGGCCGGCGCGCTGCTCAAGGCGGGCTTCACGATTCCGCAAATGTTCCTGCTGGTGGGTCTGGCCAACGCGGTGGTGGCGTTCTACATCTTCCTGCTGGTGCCCGAGTACCTCTTGCGCTTCGTGGCCTGGGTGGCCTCGCGCTGCGTCTACCGCTTCAAGGTCACGGGCGACGCGCACATTCCCACCGAAGGCGCGGCGATCATCGTCTGCAACCACGTGAGCTACGTCGATGCGGTGCTGCTCATGGCCGCGAGCCCACGCCCGATGCGCTTCCTGATGGACCACCGCATCTTCAAGGTGCCGGTGCTCGGCTGGCTGTTCAGGCTGGCCAAGGCCATCCCGATCGCACCGCAGAAGGAGGACCCAGTGGCCTATGAGGCGGCGTTCGAAGCGGCCGCCGCTGTGCTGCGCGAGGGTGATCTGCTGGCGATCTTCCCCGAGGGAGGTATCACAACCGATGGCGCTCTGCAGCCTTTCAAAGGCGGCGTGATGAAGATCCTGGAGCGCGCCGAGGCCGATGGCCTCCAGGTGCCGGTGATCCCCATGGCACTCACCCATCTCTGGGGCTCGTTTTTCAGCCGCGTGGAGATGCACAACGGCACCAAGACGGCCATGGTCCGGCCGTTCCGCCGTGGCGTTTTCAACCGTGTCGGACTGAACGTGGGCGAACCCCTCGCGTCGCACGCGGTGACGCCTGAGGGCTTGCACGTCCGCGTGGCGCAGTTGTTGCACTGA
- a CDS encoding YiaA/YiaB family inner membrane protein, whose amino-acid sequence MASNRSPLIVMRDTRAWQLQVWVSFGIAVFLCATGLAYLPGQALDRAFMVMGYVFCLSTVFVLSKAVRDGQKASLSGEAETPMWRLVVWGGFAVAMALTGWGLLRMEINDTYRAYLGVSWLYLVTSAFTLAKTLRDRHEADLAEAHVRGEMLGRQQAQQAQQERAAAHAE is encoded by the coding sequence ATGGCCTCGAACCGCTCTCCCCTCATCGTGATGCGCGACACCCGCGCCTGGCAGCTCCAGGTCTGGGTCTCGTTCGGCATCGCCGTGTTCCTCTGTGCCACGGGCCTGGCGTACCTGCCCGGCCAGGCGCTGGATCGCGCCTTCATGGTGATGGGCTACGTGTTCTGTCTCTCCACCGTGTTCGTCTTGTCCAAGGCGGTGCGCGATGGACAGAAGGCGTCGCTGAGTGGCGAAGCCGAAACGCCGATGTGGCGCCTGGTCGTGTGGGGAGGTTTTGCTGTCGCCATGGCGTTGACGGGCTGGGGCTTGCTGCGCATGGAGATCAACGACACCTACCGCGCCTATCTGGGTGTGAGCTGGCTCTACCTCGTCACCTCGGCCTTCACCCTGGCCAAGACCCTGCGCGACCGCCACGAAGCCGATCTGGCCGAGGCGCACGTGCGCGGAGAAATGCTCGGCCGTCAGCAGGCCCAGCAGGCCCAGCAGGAACGCGCCGCTGCCCATGCCGAATAA
- a CDS encoding DUF2145 domain-containing protein has protein sequence MTTTLLRTVCGLAAALLLATTAHAGRSCEHKPLTAQGIEQGMALALRTSQALDAEHARSGARVVVLARAGQDLSKYQLRYSHLGWAYKTDAGLWRVLHKLNQCGTATSDLYRQGLGEFFLDDVWRHEAAWVVPAPALQAPLWVLLNDSRRSIVLHERAYNLVSYPWSQRYQQSNQWALETMSMAVEPGVSTREQAQAWLRFKGYQPTTLTLRAFTRLGARAGTANVAFDDHPNEKRFADRIETVTVDSVFEWFARSGLASSPQAIAL, from the coding sequence ATGACCACGACCTTGCTGCGAACCGTGTGCGGCCTTGCCGCCGCTCTGCTGCTCGCCACCACCGCCCATGCGGGCCGCTCCTGCGAACACAAACCCTTGACCGCGCAGGGCATCGAGCAAGGCATGGCCTTGGCGTTGCGAACCTCGCAGGCGTTGGACGCCGAACATGCCCGCAGCGGCGCGCGCGTGGTGGTGCTCGCGCGTGCCGGACAAGACCTGAGCAAATACCAGTTGCGCTATTCGCATCTGGGTTGGGCCTACAAGACCGATGCCGGTCTCTGGCGCGTGCTGCACAAGCTCAACCAGTGCGGCACCGCCACCAGCGACCTGTACCGCCAGGGCCTGGGTGAGTTCTTTCTCGACGACGTGTGGCGCCATGAAGCCGCATGGGTGGTGCCCGCGCCGGCCTTGCAAGCGCCGCTGTGGGTACTGCTCAACGACTCCCGCCGCTCGATCGTGCTGCACGAACGGGCCTACAACCTGGTGAGCTACCCGTGGAGCCAGCGCTACCAGCAGTCCAATCAATGGGCGCTGGAAACGATGTCCATGGCCGTAGAGCCTGGCGTGAGTACGCGGGAACAAGCGCAGGCCTGGCTGCGTTTCAAGGGCTACCAGCCGACCACGCTCACGCTGCGCGCGTTCACGCGGCTGGGCGCGCGGGCCGGCACGGCCAACGTGGCCTTCGACGACCATCCGAACGAGAAGCGCTTTGCCGATCGCATCGAAACCGTCACGGTGGATTCGGTGTTCGAATGGTTCGCGCGCAGCGGTCTGGCGTCTTCGCCTCAGGCGATCGCGCTGTAA